One genomic segment of Bradyrhizobium prioriisuperbiae includes these proteins:
- the aqpZ gene encoding aquaporin Z — protein MTRKLAAEFFGTFWLVFGGCGSAVLAAGFPQLGIAFVGVSFAFGLTVLTMAYAVGGISGGHFNPAVSLGLAIGNRFSWSELIPYWIVQVAGGLVAAAVLYAIASGAPGFKPGGFASNGYGDLSPGHYSLFAAFLAETVLTAAFLIIILGSTSKAAPAGFAPIAIGLGLTLIHLISIPVTNTSVNPARSTAVAFFAQTGAVSQLWLFWVAPLIGAAIGAIIWKVLLASDES, from the coding sequence GTTCTTCGGAACGTTCTGGCTGGTGTTCGGTGGATGTGGAAGCGCTGTTCTCGCTGCGGGCTTTCCGCAGCTCGGCATCGCCTTCGTTGGCGTCTCGTTTGCGTTTGGACTGACGGTGCTGACGATGGCCTATGCCGTCGGCGGCATCTCGGGCGGTCACTTCAATCCTGCGGTCTCGCTTGGCCTGGCGATCGGCAATCGCTTCAGCTGGAGCGAACTCATCCCGTACTGGATCGTCCAGGTCGCTGGCGGCCTGGTGGCGGCGGCGGTGCTTTACGCCATCGCGTCCGGCGCTCCCGGTTTCAAGCCGGGCGGCTTCGCGTCCAACGGCTATGGCGATCTCTCACCCGGGCATTACAGCCTGTTCGCCGCGTTCCTGGCGGAGACGGTGCTGACGGCTGCGTTTCTCATCATCATTCTGGGATCGACGTCGAAAGCGGCTCCGGCCGGCTTCGCACCGATCGCCATCGGCCTCGGCCTGACGCTGATTCACCTGATCTCGATCCCGGTCACCAACACGTCGGTCAATCCTGCACGCTCGACCGCCGTGGCGTTCTTTGCGCAGACCGGTGCGGTGTCCCAGCTGTGGCTGTTCTGGGTCGCGCCGCTGATCGGCGCCGCCATCGGCGCGATCATCTGGAAAGTGCTGCTGGCGTCGGATGAATCGTAG
- a CDS encoding LysR substrate-binding domain-containing protein: MNNVTLRQLRYFDALARHGHFGRAAESCSISQPALSMQIKELEEILGGVLIERGARQVVLTRFGEDLARRARDILRSVDELGDFARASRDRLVGQLRIGMIPTIAPYLLPEVIGNLTRLHPELDIHVRETVTPKLIQELAGGRLDTAIVALPVSEPSLTEVALFNENFLLVRPDSDKATPVPSIETLREMRLLLLEEGHCFRDQALSFCKMQTPPREVLEASSLSTLVQMVSAGIGVTLIPEMAVAVETRSAPVSVARFKNPQPARTIGMVWRKTSPLARQLLQISEVICLSAETLRARHPSEA, encoded by the coding sequence ATGAATAATGTCACGCTCCGGCAGCTTCGTTACTTCGATGCGCTGGCACGTCATGGCCACTTCGGACGCGCGGCGGAATCGTGCTCGATCTCGCAGCCGGCGCTGTCGATGCAGATCAAGGAGCTGGAAGAAATCCTGGGGGGCGTGCTGATCGAGCGCGGCGCGCGGCAGGTCGTGCTGACGCGATTCGGAGAAGATCTCGCCCGACGCGCCCGCGACATCCTGCGCTCGGTCGATGAACTCGGAGATTTTGCGCGGGCGTCGCGCGACCGGCTGGTGGGCCAGTTGCGCATCGGCATGATCCCGACCATTGCCCCTTATCTGCTGCCTGAAGTGATCGGCAACCTCACGCGCCTGCATCCCGAACTGGACATTCATGTCCGCGAGACGGTGACGCCGAAGCTGATCCAGGAGCTCGCCGGAGGCCGGCTCGATACGGCGATCGTTGCTCTGCCGGTGTCCGAGCCTTCGCTAACCGAGGTCGCCTTGTTCAACGAAAATTTCCTGCTGGTCAGGCCGGACTCCGACAAGGCAACGCCGGTGCCCAGTATCGAAACGCTGCGCGAGATGAGGTTGCTGCTCTTGGAAGAAGGGCACTGTTTTCGCGATCAGGCGCTGTCGTTTTGCAAAATGCAGACGCCGCCGCGGGAAGTGCTGGAAGCGAGCTCGCTATCGACGCTCGTTCAGATGGTCAGCGCCGGCATTGGTGTCACCTTGATTCCGGAAATGGCGGTGGCGGTGGAAACCCGTTCGGCGCCGGTGTCCGTCGCGCGTTTCAAGAATCCGCAACCCGCGCGCACCATCGGCATGGTCTGGCGCAAGACAAGCCCGCTGGCGCGGCAGTTGCTGCAGATTTCCGAGGTGATCTGTCTGTCGGCCGAGACGTTGCGCGCGCGGCATCCCTCGGAGGCGTGA
- the katG gene encoding catalase/peroxidase HPI, with protein MDDKTKCPFSGGTPAPANRDWWPNQLDLGILHQQSNLSDPMGEAFDYAKEFKTLDLNAVIKDLHALMTDSQDWWPADFGHYGPLFIRMAWHSAGTYRIGDGRGGAGAGQQRFAPLNSWPDNANLDKARRLLWPIKQKYGRKLSWADLLILTGNVALESMGFKTFGFAGGRADVWEPEQDVNWGPEAKWLDDQRYTGDRELHGHLGAVQMGLIYVNPEGPNGKPDPLASARDIRETFARMAMNDEETVALIAGGHTFGKTHGAGDATLVGVEPEGGSIEQQGLGWSSKHATGIAGDAITSGLEVTWTSTPTKWSTNFFWNLFGYDWELTKSPAGAHQWTPKGGAGANSVPDAHDPSKRHAPAMLTTDLALRIDPAYEKISRRFYENPDQFADAFARAWYKLTHRDMGPTVRYLGPLVPKEELIWQDPIPAVDHELVSDQDIAALKAKILASGLTVSELVSTAWASASTFRGSDKRGGANGARIRLAPQKDWEVNQPAELSKVLGKLEAIQKEFNAGGKKVSLADLIVLGGSAAVEKAAKDAGYDVKVSFKPGRMDASQEQTDVDSFAALEPTADGFRNYIRGKHPVSFEALLVDRAQLLTLTAPEMTVLVGGLRVLGANVGKSKHGVFTDKPETLTNDFFVNLLDMRVVWDPVAGSEHLYEGHDRKTRAVKWTGTRADLIFGSHSQLRALAEVYAAADSKEKFVKDFVAAWTKVMNADRFDLA; from the coding sequence ATGGATGACAAAACCAAATGCCCGTTTTCGGGCGGAACCCCTGCACCCGCGAACCGGGACTGGTGGCCGAACCAGCTCGATTTGGGGATTCTGCACCAGCAATCGAACCTATCCGATCCGATGGGCGAAGCGTTTGATTACGCCAAGGAATTCAAGACCCTCGACCTGAATGCCGTGATCAAGGACCTGCACGCCTTGATGACGGATTCGCAGGATTGGTGGCCGGCAGACTTCGGCCATTACGGGCCGCTGTTCATTCGCATGGCCTGGCACAGCGCCGGCACCTACCGCATCGGCGATGGCCGCGGCGGCGCCGGTGCCGGACAGCAGCGCTTCGCGCCACTCAACAGCTGGCCTGACAACGCCAACCTCGACAAGGCGCGCCGGTTGCTGTGGCCGATCAAGCAGAAATACGGCCGCAAGCTGTCCTGGGCTGACCTCCTGATTCTCACCGGCAACGTTGCCTTGGAGTCGATGGGCTTCAAGACTTTCGGTTTCGCCGGCGGCCGCGCCGACGTCTGGGAGCCCGAGCAGGACGTCAACTGGGGCCCCGAAGCCAAATGGCTGGATGATCAGCGCTACACCGGCGACCGCGAACTCCATGGTCATCTCGGCGCCGTGCAGATGGGCCTGATCTACGTCAATCCGGAAGGCCCGAACGGCAAGCCGGACCCGCTCGCTTCGGCGCGCGACATCCGCGAAACGTTCGCGCGCATGGCGATGAACGACGAAGAGACGGTGGCGCTGATCGCCGGCGGTCACACCTTCGGCAAGACCCACGGTGCGGGCGACGCGACGCTGGTCGGTGTCGAGCCGGAAGGCGGCAGCATCGAGCAGCAGGGCCTCGGCTGGTCGAGCAAGCATGCGACCGGCATCGCCGGTGACGCCATCACCAGCGGTCTCGAAGTCACCTGGACCTCGACCCCGACAAAGTGGAGCACCAACTTCTTCTGGAACCTGTTCGGCTACGATTGGGAATTGACCAAGAGCCCGGCCGGCGCACACCAGTGGACGCCCAAGGGCGGCGCCGGTGCCAACTCCGTGCCGGACGCGCATGATCCGTCGAAGCGTCACGCCCCGGCCATGCTGACCACCGACCTCGCGCTGCGCATCGATCCTGCCTATGAAAAGATCTCGCGGCGTTTCTACGAGAATCCGGATCAGTTCGCCGACGCGTTCGCACGCGCCTGGTACAAGCTGACCCACCGCGACATGGGCCCGACCGTGCGTTATCTCGGCCCGCTTGTCCCCAAGGAAGAGCTGATCTGGCAGGATCCGATTCCGGCCGTCGACCACGAACTGGTCAGCGATCAGGACATCGCGGCGCTGAAGGCCAAGATCCTGGCCTCCGGCCTCACCGTGTCGGAGCTGGTTTCGACGGCCTGGGCCTCGGCATCGACGTTTCGCGGCTCCGACAAGCGCGGCGGCGCCAACGGCGCGCGCATTCGGCTTGCTCCGCAGAAGGACTGGGAGGTCAACCAGCCGGCTGAACTTTCGAAGGTGCTCGGCAAGCTCGAAGCGATCCAGAAGGAGTTCAACGCCGGTGGGAAGAAAGTCTCGCTCGCCGACCTGATCGTGCTGGGTGGTTCCGCTGCGGTCGAGAAAGCAGCCAAGGATGCCGGATACGACGTGAAGGTGTCCTTCAAGCCGGGCCGCATGGATGCGTCACAGGAACAGACCGACGTCGACTCCTTTGCCGCGCTCGAACCGACGGCTGACGGCTTCCGCAACTATATCCGCGGCAAGCATCCCGTGTCGTTCGAGGCCCTGCTGGTGGATCGCGCCCAGTTGCTGACGCTGACCGCGCCGGAAATGACCGTGCTGGTCGGCGGCCTGCGTGTGCTCGGCGCCAATGTCGGCAAGTCCAAGCACGGCGTGTTCACCGACAAGCCGGAGACGCTGACCAACGACTTCTTCGTCAACCTGCTCGACATGCGCGTCGTGTGGGACCCGGTCGCAGGCTCCGAGCACTTGTACGAAGGGCATGATCGCAAGACCCGCGCGGTCAAGTGGACCGGCACCCGTGCGGACCTGATCTTCGGATCGCACTCGCAGCTGCGCGCCCTTGCCGAGGTCTATGCCGCCGCCGATTCGAAGGAGAAGTTCGTCAAGGACTTCGTGGCGGCATGGACCAAGGTGATGAACGCCGACCGCTTCGATCTCGCCTGA
- a CDS encoding glutathione S-transferase family protein, translating to MMKLYYSPRSRSFTGLWLMEETGQPYERVLTDISTGAQKTPEFLAVNPMGKVPALRDGDVGLGEAAAICAYVAERYPDAGLAPPVGDPRRAHYLYWMFFASTCIEAAVMQIFTKIQVPTSTAGWGEATQVFDVLDKALEKGPWILGEKFSAADILIGAGLNFAINIFKMVPARPSFDRYLARCVARPAFQRAMALAA from the coding sequence ATGATGAAACTGTATTATTCGCCCCGCTCGCGATCGTTCACCGGCCTGTGGCTGATGGAGGAGACCGGCCAGCCCTATGAGCGGGTGCTGACCGACATCTCGACCGGCGCGCAGAAGACCCCCGAGTTTCTCGCCGTCAATCCGATGGGCAAGGTGCCGGCGCTCAGGGATGGCGATGTGGGCCTGGGCGAAGCCGCCGCGATCTGCGCCTATGTCGCCGAGCGTTACCCGGATGCCGGGCTGGCGCCGCCGGTCGGCGATCCCCGCCGCGCGCATTATCTGTACTGGATGTTTTTCGCCTCGACCTGCATCGAGGCGGCGGTGATGCAGATCTTCACCAAGATTCAGGTGCCGACGTCGACCGCGGGCTGGGGCGAGGCGACCCAGGTGTTCGACGTGCTCGACAAGGCACTCGAAAAGGGGCCGTGGATTCTCGGCGAAAAATTTTCCGCGGCCGACATCCTGATCGGTGCAGGTCTGAACTTCGCGATCAACATCTTCAAGATGGTGCCGGCACGGCCGTCATTCGACCGCTATCTCGCACGCTGCGTCGCCCGGCCCGCGTTCCAGCGCGCCATGGCGCTGGCGGCTTGA
- a CDS encoding DUF1579 family protein, whose amino-acid sequence MNQHRRLAALSGRFVGTDHVAPTQWGLGGAADAELSASLTLEGFWLTLDHVQRRDGKAIFEAHARITWDTETSDYAMAWFDSYGFVPPALARGDWTGSDLVLIRTSPRGMARHSFRVAGEDGLSTVVENSFDGGASWSLVMAGKYRRV is encoded by the coding sequence ATGAATCAGCATCGCCGGTTGGCGGCGTTGAGCGGCCGCTTTGTCGGGACTGACCACGTTGCGCCGACGCAGTGGGGCCTCGGTGGCGCGGCAGACGCAGAGTTGTCCGCATCGCTGACACTCGAGGGCTTCTGGCTAACGCTCGATCATGTGCAGCGCCGCGACGGCAAGGCTATCTTTGAAGCGCACGCGCGTATCACCTGGGATACCGAGACATCTGATTATGCGATGGCCTGGTTCGACAGCTACGGCTTCGTGCCGCCGGCGCTCGCGCGCGGCGACTGGACAGGCTCCGACCTGGTCCTGATCAGGACCTCGCCGCGCGGCATGGCGCGGCACTCATTTCGTGTTGCCGGCGAGGACGGGCTCTCGACGGTGGTCGAGAATTCGTTCGACGGCGGCGCGTCCTGGTCGCTGGTGATGGCCGGCAAATATCGACGCGTGTGA
- the fabI gene encoding enoyl-ACP reductase FabI has protein sequence MTGLMQGKRGLILGIANDHSIAWGIARTLHAHGAELAFTYAGEALAKRVKPLAESLGVDTVLPCDVEDIASVDAVFDALKSKWGTLDFVVHAIGFTDKNELRGLYADTTRENFSRTMVISCFSFTEITKRAAAMMPSGGSIITLTFGASLRAMPNYNVMGVTKAALEASVRYLAADYGGQNIRVNAISAGPVRTLAGSGIGESRAMFAFQEKHSLLGRGVTLDELGGSALYLLSELSGGVTGEIHYVDSGYNVVLMPKPSALKADEA, from the coding sequence ATGACCGGGTTGATGCAAGGCAAACGCGGGCTGATCCTCGGCATCGCCAACGATCATTCGATCGCGTGGGGCATCGCCAGGACGCTGCATGCGCACGGCGCCGAACTCGCCTTCACTTATGCGGGCGAGGCGCTGGCGAAACGGGTCAAGCCGCTGGCGGAATCGCTTGGTGTCGACACAGTGCTGCCCTGCGACGTCGAGGATATCGCCAGTGTCGATGCGGTGTTCGATGCGCTGAAGAGCAAGTGGGGCACACTGGATTTCGTGGTGCACGCGATCGGCTTCACCGACAAGAACGAACTCCGCGGCCTGTATGCCGACACCACGCGGGAGAATTTTTCGCGCACCATGGTGATTTCGTGCTTCTCGTTCACGGAAATCACCAAGCGCGCGGCGGCGATGATGCCATCAGGCGGCTCGATCATCACCCTCACGTTCGGGGCCTCGCTGCGCGCGATGCCGAATTACAACGTCATGGGCGTGACCAAGGCGGCGCTGGAAGCCTCGGTGCGCTATCTGGCCGCCGACTATGGCGGCCAGAACATCCGCGTCAACGCCATCTCCGCGGGCCCGGTGCGCACGCTGGCCGGCTCCGGCATCGGCGAATCCCGCGCGATGTTCGCCTTCCAGGAGAAGCATTCGCTGCTCGGACGCGGCGTCACTCTTGATGAACTCGGTGGCTCGGCGCTGTATCTGCTGTCGGAGCTGTCCGGCGGCGTCACCGGCGAAATTCACTACGTCGATTCCGGTTACAACGTGGTGCTGATGCCGAAGCCGAGCGCACTGAAGGCCGACGAAGCCTGA
- the fabB gene encoding beta-ketoacyl-ACP synthase I, translated as MRRVVVTGMGIVSSIGNNTQEVLSSLHEAKSGISRAAKYAELGFRCQVHGAPSLNPADVVDRRAMRFLGEGAGWNHIAMEQAIRDAGLEDGHVSNERTGIIMGSGGPSTRTVVEAADITRTKGPKRVGPFAVPKAMSSTASATLATWFKIKGVNYSISSACATSNHCIGNAYETIQIGKQDMMFAGGCEELDWTLSVLFDAMGAMSSKYNDTPTTASRAYDVNRDGFVIAGGAGVVVLEELDHAKARGAKIYGEVVGYGATSDGYDMVAPSGEGAERCMRMALSTVKGPIDYINPHATSTPAGDAPEIAAIRKVFGAGEKCPPISATKSLTGHSLGATGVQEAIYSLLMMNNGFICESANIQELDPAFADMPIVRKRVDNAKVGTVLSNSFGFGGTNATLVFKRLDA; from the coding sequence ATGAGGCGGGTTGTGGTGACGGGGATGGGGATCGTCTCGTCCATCGGAAACAACACTCAGGAAGTGCTTTCGAGTCTTCACGAGGCAAAGTCCGGCATTTCGCGCGCAGCCAAGTATGCCGAGCTCGGCTTCCGCTGCCAGGTGCATGGCGCGCCGAGCCTCAATCCCGCTGACGTCGTCGATCGCCGCGCAATGCGCTTCCTCGGCGAGGGCGCGGGCTGGAATCATATCGCCATGGAGCAGGCGATCCGCGATGCCGGCCTCGAAGACGGCCATGTGTCCAACGAACGCACCGGCATCATCATGGGGTCGGGCGGCCCGTCGACGCGTACCGTGGTCGAGGCCGCCGACATCACCCGTACCAAGGGACCAAAGCGTGTCGGACCGTTCGCGGTGCCGAAGGCGATGTCGTCCACGGCGTCGGCGACGCTCGCCACCTGGTTCAAGATCAAGGGCGTGAACTATTCGATCTCGTCGGCCTGCGCCACCTCGAACCATTGCATCGGCAATGCGTACGAGACCATCCAGATCGGCAAGCAGGATATGATGTTCGCCGGCGGCTGCGAGGAGCTGGACTGGACGCTGTCGGTGCTGTTCGATGCCATGGGTGCGATGTCGTCGAAATACAACGATACGCCGACGACCGCGTCGCGTGCCTATGACGTCAACCGCGACGGCTTCGTCATCGCCGGCGGCGCGGGCGTGGTGGTGCTCGAGGAGCTCGATCATGCCAAGGCGCGCGGCGCGAAGATCTATGGTGAGGTCGTCGGCTATGGCGCGACCTCCGACGGCTACGACATGGTGGCACCATCAGGCGAAGGCGCCGAGCGCTGCATGCGGATGGCGCTGTCCACCGTGAAGGGACCGATCGACTACATCAATCCGCATGCCACCTCGACGCCGGCAGGCGATGCCCCGGAAATCGCTGCGATCCGCAAGGTGTTCGGCGCCGGCGAGAAATGCCCGCCGATCTCCGCGACCAAGTCGCTCACCGGCCACTCTCTCGGCGCCACCGGCGTGCAGGAGGCGATCTATTCGCTGTTGATGATGAACAACGGTTTCATCTGCGAGAGCGCCAACATCCAGGAGCTCGATCCGGCGTTCGCTGACATGCCGATCGTGCGCAAGCGCGTCGACAACGCCAAGGTCGGAACCGTGCTGTCGAACTCGTTCGGGTTTGGCGGCACCAATGCCACGCTGGTGTTCAAGCGGCTGGATGCGTGA
- the fabA gene encoding 3-hydroxyacyl-[acyl-carrier-protein] dehydratase FabA produces the protein MHDRRSSYDYEDLLACGRGEIFGPGNAQLPLPPMLMFDRITEISETGGEFGKGLIRAELEVKPDLWFFGCHFKGDPVMPGCLGLDALWQMVGFYLGWLGGAGRGRALGIGELKFSGQVLPHVTKVVYNIDMKRVMRSKLVLGIGDGWLSADDEIIYRAKDLKVGLFQQDATLPGA, from the coding sequence ATGCACGACCGGCGCAGCAGTTATGACTACGAGGACCTGCTGGCGTGCGGTCGTGGTGAGATCTTCGGCCCGGGCAATGCGCAGCTGCCGTTGCCGCCGATGCTGATGTTCGACCGCATCACCGAGATTTCGGAGACCGGCGGCGAATTCGGCAAGGGCCTGATCCGCGCCGAACTCGAAGTGAAACCCGACCTCTGGTTCTTCGGCTGCCACTTCAAGGGCGATCCGGTGATGCCGGGCTGTCTCGGCCTGGACGCGCTGTGGCAGATGGTCGGCTTCTACCTGGGCTGGCTCGGCGGCGCCGGACGCGGGCGTGCGCTGGGCATCGGCGAGCTGAAGTTTTCCGGCCAGGTTCTGCCTCATGTCACGAAGGTTGTGTACAATATCGACATGAAACGCGTGATGCGTTCGAAGCTTGTGCTCGGGATAGGCGACGGTTGGCTTTCAGCCGACGACGAGATTATCTATCGCGCCAAGGATCTGAAGGTGGGCCTGTTCCAGCAGGACGCCACGCTGCCAGGGGCATGA
- the irrA gene encoding iron response transcriptional regulator IrrA — protein MSDLTHTHDEPTDAEILGSVRAPALTGCPWHDVNEMLQSVGLRPTRQRMALGWLLFGKGDRHLTAEMLYEEATQAKVPVSLATVYNTLNQLTEAGLLRQVSVDGTKTYFDTNVTAHHHFYVEGNHELVDIPDPHLMLQKMPDVPEGYEIARIDMVVRLRKIR, from the coding sequence ATGAGTGACTTAACCCACACCCACGACGAACCGACCGATGCCGAGATCCTTGGATCGGTCCGTGCGCCTGCACTGACCGGCTGCCCTTGGCATGACGTCAACGAGATGCTGCAATCCGTGGGATTGCGCCCGACCCGCCAGCGCATGGCGCTAGGCTGGCTGCTGTTCGGCAAGGGTGATCGCCACCTGACCGCGGAAATGCTGTACGAGGAAGCCACCCAGGCCAAGGTGCCGGTGTCCCTCGCCACCGTCTACAACACGCTGAACCAGCTGACCGAAGCCGGCCTGCTGCGTCAGGTCAGCGTCGACGGAACCAAGACATATTTCGACACCAACGTGACGGCGCATCACCACTTCTACGTCGAGGGCAATCACGAGCTGGTCGACATTCCGGATCCGCATCTGATGCTGCAGAAGATGCCGGACGTGCCGGAAGGTTACGAAATCGCCCGCATCGACATGGTGGTCCGGCTGCGCAAGATCCGCTGA
- a CDS encoding SH3 domain-containing protein — protein MGFKRYLVGAVFAGLCCGAQGAFAAKDAAGAVSGLPVPRYVSLKSDHVNVRGGPTKDNDVSWVYTRSGLPVEVTAEFENWRRVRDSEGAEGWVYHSLLSGKRTAVVTLKSKEDLAPLYDRADPTSAVAARLQSGVVTSVKRCAAGWCRVTGTGFDGWIEQQRLWGVYADEKID, from the coding sequence ATGGGGTTCAAGCGTTATTTGGTTGGGGCGGTGTTCGCGGGGCTGTGCTGCGGGGCGCAGGGCGCTTTTGCGGCGAAGGATGCCGCCGGCGCGGTCAGCGGATTGCCGGTGCCGCGTTACGTCAGTCTGAAATCCGACCACGTCAATGTGCGCGGCGGTCCCACCAAGGACAATGACGTCAGCTGGGTCTACACCCGCTCCGGATTGCCGGTAGAGGTCACCGCGGAATTCGAGAACTGGCGCCGGGTGCGCGATTCCGAGGGTGCGGAAGGCTGGGTCTACCATTCGCTGCTGTCGGGCAAGCGCACCGCGGTGGTGACGCTGAAGTCGAAGGAAGATCTTGCGCCGCTGTACGATCGCGCCGATCCGACCAGCGCCGTCGCCGCCCGGCTGCAATCCGGTGTGGTCACGTCGGTGAAGCGCTGCGCCGCAGGCTGGTGCCGTGTCACCGGCACGGGATTCGATGGCTGGATCGAGCAGCAGCGGCTGTGGGGTGTCTACGCCGACGAAAAGATCGATTAA
- a CDS encoding D-glycerate dehydrogenase yields MTVRKKPLVVVTRKLPDSIETRMRELFDARLNLDDQPMTQEQLADAVRTADILVPTVSDDIDEAVLNQPERKLRMVANFGNGVDNIDVTAAHSLGITVTNTPKVLTEDTADMTMALILAVPRRLTEGATILTEGKDWAGWSPTWMLGHRIGGKRLGIIGMGRIGQAVARRAHAFGLQIHYHNRRPVAPQIEEELGATYWESLDQMLARMDIISVNCPHTPATFHLLSARRLKLVRKDAYIVNTARGEVIDEDTMTKLIETGDIAGAGLDVFEHEPAVSPKLVRLARAGKVVLLPHMGSATIEGRVEMGEKVIINIRTFLDGHKPPDRVLPSML; encoded by the coding sequence ATGACCGTCCGGAAAAAACCTCTTGTTGTCGTCACGCGAAAACTGCCGGACAGCATCGAAACGCGCATGCGCGAGCTGTTTGACGCGCGGCTCAATCTCGACGACCAGCCGATGACCCAGGAGCAGCTCGCCGACGCGGTCCGCACCGCCGACATCCTGGTGCCCACCGTATCCGACGACATCGACGAGGCGGTTCTCAACCAGCCCGAGCGCAAATTGAGGATGGTCGCGAACTTCGGCAATGGCGTCGACAATATCGACGTCACAGCGGCCCATAGCCTCGGCATCACCGTGACCAACACGCCGAAAGTTTTGACCGAAGACACCGCCGACATGACCATGGCGCTGATCCTCGCGGTGCCGCGCCGCCTCACCGAGGGCGCCACCATTCTCACCGAGGGCAAGGACTGGGCAGGCTGGTCGCCGACCTGGATGCTCGGCCACCGCATCGGCGGCAAGCGGCTCGGCATCATCGGCATGGGGCGGATCGGCCAGGCGGTGGCGCGCCGCGCCCACGCCTTCGGACTGCAGATCCACTATCACAACCGCCGCCCGGTCGCGCCGCAGATCGAGGAAGAGCTCGGCGCCACCTACTGGGAGAGCCTGGACCAGATGCTGGCGCGGATGGACATCATCTCGGTGAACTGTCCGCATACCCCGGCGACTTTCCACCTGCTCTCGGCGCGCCGGCTGAAGCTCGTGCGCAAGGACGCCTACATCGTCAACACCGCGCGCGGTGAGGTGATCGACGAAGACACCATGACCAAGCTGATCGAAACCGGCGACATCGCCGGCGCCGGTCTCGACGTGTTCGAGCACGAGCCCGCGGTCAGCCCGAAACTGGTGCGGCTGGCGCGCGCCGGCAAGGTGGTGTTGCTGCCGCACATGGGCTCGGCCACCATCGAGGGCCGCGTCGAGATGGGTGAAAAGGTGATCATCAACATCCGCACCTTCCTCGACGGCCACAAGCCGCCGGACCGCGTGCTGCCGAGCATGCTGTAA
- a CDS encoding LysR family transcriptional regulator gives MRDFDLRDLETFVAVARTRNFRRAALELNVSASSLSQRLRTMEERLGLRLLNRTTRSVALTQAGELLLGRVGPIMQDVGDALEQLRGLRDVPSGRLRINGPPPAVDLVLAPMVAPFLARHPQVELEIIAETAMIDIVEEGFDAGIRYGEHLAQDMIAVPLGPPQRYAVVASPAVVAACGQPKHPRDLLPHPRILTRFPTGALPDWEFEKAGRVIRLTPTGKLIALSPGLQLRAALDGVGFLSTFEGYVHEAVATGALVSVLEDWCEPFPGPFLYYPSRRQPPSALRAFIAFVQEWRKDSRRSARSPAV, from the coding sequence ATGAGGGACTTCGACCTCCGCGATCTGGAAACCTTCGTGGCCGTGGCGCGGACTCGCAATTTCCGCCGCGCTGCGCTCGAGCTGAACGTCTCGGCCTCCAGCCTCAGCCAGCGGCTGCGAACCATGGAGGAGCGGCTGGGCCTTCGCCTGCTGAACCGCACCACGCGGAGTGTGGCGCTGACGCAGGCCGGTGAACTGCTGCTCGGCCGGGTCGGTCCGATCATGCAGGATGTCGGCGATGCGCTGGAGCAGTTGAGGGGGCTGCGCGACGTGCCGTCCGGCCGGTTGCGGATCAACGGGCCGCCGCCGGCCGTCGATCTGGTGCTCGCGCCCATGGTCGCGCCGTTCCTTGCGCGCCATCCGCAGGTCGAGCTGGAGATTATCGCCGAGACCGCGATGATCGATATCGTGGAAGAGGGGTTCGACGCCGGCATCCGCTATGGCGAACATCTCGCGCAGGACATGATCGCGGTGCCGCTCGGGCCGCCGCAGCGTTATGCGGTGGTGGCCTCGCCCGCGGTCGTCGCAGCGTGCGGTCAGCCAAAACATCCCAGGGATCTGCTGCCGCATCCCCGGATCCTGACCCGCTTTCCAACCGGCGCGCTGCCCGACTGGGAGTTCGAGAAGGCCGGCCGGGTGATCAGGCTGACGCCCACGGGCAAATTGATTGCGTTGAGCCCGGGATTGCAATTGCGGGCGGCGCTCGATGGTGTCGGATTTCTCTCGACCTTCGAGGGTTATGTGCACGAGGCGGTCGCGACCGGTGCGCTGGTCAGCGTGCTGGAGGATTGGTGCGAACCGTTTCCGGGGCCGTTCCTGTATTACCCGAGCCGGCGGCAGCCGCCGTCCGCGCTGAGGGCATTCATCGCGTTCGTGCAGGAATGGCGCAAGGACTCGCGCAGGAGCGCGCGTTCGCCGGCGGTGTGA